The Salvelinus sp. IW2-2015 linkage group LG34, ASM291031v2, whole genome shotgun sequence genome has a window encoding:
- the LOC111958455 gene encoding uncharacterized protein isoform X2: protein MAGNSNGMVFHTQIASIMEVLANAAVAEICKLVDDDYAVFRLEITQSQKENRALRKKVLELKVARERAERTTRERVLASRVKIVDRYRGMARGEGHXTGGHRSFVKPAGHNSWRVDQLITIDEGSGTSTQQVIVIESADGEAAGHEVKQEKSEGEEDPWHSRDIQTGVAGAPPVATEDPTTAPAQPRTRCSIMEVSGTPNAVLKSETDTKSLTVNTGSDHRSDPERLGLRRLGCPPAPGSEYLPVFQQIQKMVHSRGDGNALDTEVDDPSGSYATEMDPGNISLGLETQTDLSRGDWNQYSSSVYSESCLDKKGEVIVVDEVTVKVERDVPPTWNADSHQGDGHSQGRDFLDYRESLETNPNVTTHSPLHALRDCDLVSTSMGHSBSHLFDQVLNSNDWARAQAQEGGATSGNSKEKRFLCMFCNKGFSCLQKVEIHQRVHTGEKPYSCNQCEKRFSRQDHLKRHQMVHTGEKPYSCTQCHMRFAQAGHLKMHLKVHTGERHFACTHCGKRFSERSYLRIHQQKKHSTL, encoded by the exons atgGCCGGTAACTCTAACGGTATGGtatttcacactcaaatagcctccatcatggaggtgctagcgaatgcagccgtggccgagatctgtaaactcgtagacgacgaYtatgcagtgtttcgtttggaaataactcaaagccagaaagaaaacagggcattGCGGAAGAAAGTACTGGAATTGAAGGTGGCACGGGAACGCGCAGAGAGGACAACAcgagagcgcgtcctcgccagtCGTGTCAAGATCgtcgaccgatacagaggaatggcaagag gtgaaggacatcYcactggaggccacaggagctttgtgaagccagctgGACACAATTCATGGAGAGTTGACCAACTAATCACTATTGATGAGGGGAgcggaacctcaacccagcaagttattgtgatagag tctgcagatggaGAGGCTGCTGGTCATGAGGTCAAGCAGGAGaagtctgaaggagaggaggacccatggcacagcagagacatccagactggagtAGCTGGAGCACCCCCTGTAGCCACAGAGGACCCCACCACCGCCCCAGCACAGCCCAGGACCCGATGCAGCATCATGGAGGTCAGTGGAACCCCGAACGCCGTactcaagtcagagacagacaccaagTCTTTAACTGTAaacacaggatctgaccacaggtcagacccagagagactggggctgaggagactgggctgtcctcctgctcccggCTCAGAGTATTTACCGGTATTTCAACAAATCCAGAAGATGGTTCATTCCCGTGGAGATGGTAATGCGTTAGACACTGAAGTTGATGATCCGTCTGGTTCTTAcgctacagagatggaccctggcaacatatccttgggtttagagacacagactgatctgtctagaggggactggaaccagtacagtagtagtgtatactctgaaagttgcctagataagaaaggggaggttatagttgtagatgaggtgactgtgaaagtggagagGGATGTTcctcccacatggaatgcagatagTCACCAAGGAGACGGACACTCACAGGGCAGAGACTTCTTAGATTATagggaaagcttagagacaaatccaAATGTCACGACTCACTCCCCTTTACACGCGCTCAGGGATTGCGACCTAgtgtccacatcgatggggcaTTCCRATTCACaccttttcgatcaggtattgaactcaaacgactgggctagagcccaggctcaggaagggggagcaacatcaggcaatagtaaagagaaacggttcctctgcatgttctgtaacaaaggcttcagctgcctccagaaggtggagatccaccagagggtccacacaggggagaaaccttacagctgtaaccagtgtgagaagaggttctcccgccaGGACCACCTGAAAAGGCACCAgatggtccacacaggggagaaaccctacagctgtacccagtgtcacatgcgcttcgcccAGGCTGGTCACCTGAAGATGCActtgaaggtccacacgggagaaaGGCATTTTGCTTGtacgcactgcgggaagaggttctcagagaggagctacctcaggatacaccagcagaaaaaacattccactctataa
- the LOC111958455 gene encoding uncharacterized protein isoform X5, with the protein MAGNSNGMVFHTQIASIMEVLANAAVAEICKLVDDDYAVFRLEITQSQKENRALRKKVLELKVARERAERTTRERVLASRVKIVDRYRGMARGEGHXTGGHRSFVKPAGHNSWRVDQLITIDEGSGTSTQQVIVIESADGEAAGHEVKQEKSEGEEDPWHSRDIQTGVAGAPPVATEDPTTAPAQPRTRCSIMEEEEGPEVLLVKEEGGEEGLGDHGHGGQPDYTS; encoded by the exons atgGCCGGTAACTCTAACGGTATGGtatttcacactcaaatagcctccatcatggaggtgctagcgaatgcagccgtggccgagatctgtaaactcgtagacgacgaYtatgcagtgtttcgtttggaaataactcaaagccagaaagaaaacagggcattGCGGAAGAAAGTACTGGAATTGAAGGTGGCACGGGAACGCGCAGAGAGGACAACAcgagagcgcgtcctcgccagtCGTGTCAAGATCgtcgaccgatacagaggaatggcaagag gtgaaggacatcYcactggaggccacaggagctttgtgaagccagctgGACACAATTCATGGAGAGTTGACCAACTAATCACTATTGATGAGGGGAgcggaacctcaacccagcaagttattgtgatagag tctgcagatggaGAGGCTGCTGGTCATGAGGTCAAGCAGGAGaagtctgaaggagaggaggacccatggcacagcagagacatccagactggagtAGCTGGAGCACCCCCTGTAGCCACAGAGGACCCCACCACCGCCCCAGCACAGCCCAGGACCCGATGCAGCATCATGGAG gaggaggagggtccagaggtgctgctggtgaaggaggagggaggtgaggagggtctgggggaccatggtcatgggggacaaccagactacacctcctga